The Nostoc sp. 'Lobaria pulmonaria (5183) cyanobiont' genome window below encodes:
- a CDS encoding diacylglycerol kinase has translation MSQKISPSPTPTSLQTLVSNEREFSWKVASNLFVSFKYAWAGISYSFQTQRNFRIHVSVCAMAIALSVFLHLQAVEIAVIGVTSGLVLALELLNTALESVVDLTVKQTYHDLAKIAKDCAAGAVLISAFVAMLVAGTLLLPPLVRLIISTLYR, from the coding sequence ATGTCCCAAAAAATTTCTCCATCACCAACGCCTACCTCGTTACAAACACTAGTGTCTAACGAACGGGAATTCTCCTGGAAAGTAGCCTCTAATTTATTTGTTAGTTTTAAATATGCCTGGGCTGGAATCAGCTATAGTTTTCAAACTCAACGTAATTTTCGTATCCACGTAAGTGTTTGTGCAATGGCTATAGCTTTAAGCGTTTTTTTGCATCTGCAAGCAGTGGAAATTGCGGTAATTGGTGTAACTAGTGGTTTAGTTTTGGCATTAGAGTTACTAAATACAGCGCTTGAGTCCGTTGTGGACTTAACTGTTAAGCAGACATACCATGATTTGGCAAAAATTGCTAAAGATTGTGCAGCTGGTGCAGTGCTTATCTCGGCTTTCGTAGCGATGTTAGTAGCAGGTACGCTATTGCTCCCTCCTCTGGTAAGGTTAATTATATCGACTTTGTACAGGTGA
- the ybeY gene encoding rRNA maturation RNase YbeY, with amino-acid sequence MRVELYVEEYFYEFSPTTSVKIDETDARITSETWENWFDHWLEILQPQIPPAPSYEIGLRLTDDLQIQELNAQYRQQNKPTDVLAFAALEVDFPQSKEMLVSVPLYLGDIIVSVDTAQRQAQQQEHSLPTELAWLAAHGLLHLLGWDHPDEKSLERMLKQQVGLLNAIGIAIDME; translated from the coding sequence CTGAGAGTTGAACTATATGTGGAGGAGTATTTTTATGAATTCTCCCCGACAACATCTGTAAAGATTGACGAGACTGATGCCCGAATTACTTCTGAAACTTGGGAAAACTGGTTTGATCACTGGTTGGAAATTCTTCAGCCTCAGATTCCACCAGCGCCAAGTTATGAAATTGGGCTGCGTTTGACAGATGATTTACAAATTCAAGAATTGAATGCTCAATATCGTCAGCAAAATAAGCCGACAGACGTTTTAGCCTTTGCTGCTTTAGAGGTGGATTTTCCTCAAAGCAAAGAAATGCTTGTCTCTGTCCCATTATACTTAGGTGATATTATTGTGTCTGTAGATACAGCACAACGCCAAGCTCAACAACAGGAACATAGCTTACCAACTGAGCTAGCCTGGTTAGCTGCTCACGGTTTATTGCATCTGTTGGGCTGGGATCATCCTGATGAAAAAAGTTTGGAGCGAATGTTAAAACAGCAAGTGGGATTGCTGAATGCAATAGGTATTGCTATTGACATGGAATAG
- a CDS encoding DUF3285 domain-containing protein, with product MSNSPSTEPQPSYVKLAMRNMVRKGGTSLKHFALTAVGLLALLVGLAYLTH from the coding sequence ATGAGCAACTCTCCTTCAACAGAACCTCAACCTAGCTACGTCAAACTCGCTATGCGAAACATGGTGCGAAAGGGTGGAACTTCCCTAAAGCATTTTGCGTTGACTGCTGTAGGGCTTTTAGCTCTGCTTGTTGGTCTTGCTTACCTCACTCACTAA